The following are from one region of the Magallana gigas chromosome 4, xbMagGiga1.1, whole genome shotgun sequence genome:
- the LOC105340562 gene encoding C-C chemokine receptor type 6, with amino-acid sequence MEDEEKPSDIVVIVRCVIVVVAAVVCLLGNAMVLGTLVFVKYPKIPVFVVIGCLALADTLRVLSEVPFHVIKWTNNGDIMTTTYCKAIVYLSEVGTFAAAFSVALLSIARLLLLTDRGQSRKFVNRTYAACITIWIVTLLTNIPSIISSTKDEFSHECVDENSDIGVSNEVRLWLQVTFSLFFQLILILAIYLLTYFLSKKYFSESYSRKERRLSMMINIIIVTFAIFKIPYIVVKLYEFYTSRKVKELMRKFTFGEMTADEFHENSDIINFVKVDEISRITECVGLIDLAIRPFVYYKLSYYFSNSFDKVINCNKRDRSDSSIRVVARRRRNDTENTTCTTITIDTVRTPLNDDVSEGGSSDNGSIIGSQIEGSITEYRLVGSALNDEYFDGSFCENLYDMDTCTQKRKFGGSFCDNDVRVHETDFLCDDARRVSSALVLSTQRQEGSESSQSSSSTSQPLCHSSERAVFEI; translated from the coding sequence atggaagacGAAGAAAAGCCGTCGGATATAGTCGTCATCGTTCGGTGTGTGATTGTCGTTGTCGCAGCTGTCGTCTGCTTGCTGGGAAACGCCATGGTACTGGGAACGCTCGTGTTCGTTAAGTATCCCAAGATTCCGGTGTTCGTCGTCATCGGGTGCTTAGCTCTAGCGGACACATTGCGTGTCCTGTCGGAAGTACCCTTTCACGTCATCAAATGGACGAACAATGGTGATATAATGACCACTACCTATTGTAAGGCTATCGTGTACCTTAGCGAAGTGGGTACGTTCGCTGCAGCGTTCAGTGTTGCGTTGCTGAGCATCGCACGGCTACTGTTGCTCACCGATAGGGGACAGTCGAGGAAATTCGTCAATCGAACATATGCTGCCTGCATTACAATCTGGATAGTGACTCTCCTTACAAATATTCCAAGTATAATTTCATCGACAAAAGACGAATTCTCGCACGAGTGCGTAGATGAAAACTCAGATATAGGAGTTAGTAATGAAGTGCGTCTCTGGCTGCAAGTGACTTTCTCATTATTTTTCCAGCTCATTTTGATTCTCGCTATCTACCTCCTGACATATTTTCTGTCCAAAAAGTACTTTTCTGAAAGCTACTCCCGGAAAGAGAGGCGCCTGTCCATGATGATCAACATTATCATTGTGACGTTTGCCATATTCAAGATACCGTACATCGTCGTGAAGTTGTACGAATTTTACACAAGCAGGAAAGTGAAGGAGCTGATGAGGAAGTTCACGTTCGGTGAAATGACTGCAGATGAATTTCATGAGAACTCAGACATCATTAACTTCGTGAAAGTGGATGAAATTAGCCGAATCACTGAATGTGTGGGGCTTATAGACTTGGCAATTCGGCCATTTGTGTACTACAAACTCTCCTATTACTTTAGTAATAGCTTTGATAAAGTAATTAACTGTAATAAGCGTGACCGTAGTGATAGCAGCATTAGGGTGGTCGCGCGCAGGCGTCGTAACGACACCGAGAATACCACGTGCACAACAATCACCATAGATACTGTGCGAACCCCGCTCAATGATGACGTCAGTGAAGGCGGAAGCTCGGACAACGGCAGTATTATCGGAAGTCAAATAGAGGGCAGCATTACTGAGTACCGCCTAGTTGGCAGCGCTTTAAACGACGAATATTTCGATGGCAGCTTCTGTGAAAATCTTTACGACATGGACACGTGTACGCAAAAGCGGAAGTTCGGTGGAAGCTTTTGCGACAATGACGTCAGAGTGCACGAGACCGATTTTCTGTGCGACGATGCAAGACGAGTTTCAAGTGCTTTAGTGCTGTCCACACAGAGACAAGAAGGTTCGGAGAGCAGCCAATCGTCGAGTAGTACGTCACAGCCTCTTTGTCATTCGTCAGAGCGAGCTGTTTTTGAGATTTGA